GCCCCTCGACAAACCAACCGAGTAGCCATTTCATAACCCGGTTCTGGCCTGTCGCACTGTCATGCTGAACGAAGTGAAGCCTCTCTGCCTGGGATTCTGTGCTTCGCTTGGGATGACACGAAAAGGCGGCGGACGTTTTGAAACGCCTTCTAACGCAGGATGCGGATCGAGCCCGAGGTGGTGGAGGCTTCGATGCGGGCGTCCGGCTTGCCAATGAGGCCGCGGAGCTCATGCCGCGATTTCGACTGGATGGTGATCGGCCGGTCGGTGGTGATGCTGCCCGAGCGGGTTTCGAGGGCCACTTCGACGTCCACCGGCTCGAGCAGGCGCAAATGGATGCCGCCCGACGCGCTGCTAATTTCCCAGAGAGCGCCACTCGCCGGGTTGCCCTCGACCGAAACCCCACCGGAAGCATTGCGCGCCCGAACATCTCCCTTCGCGCCGCGAATTTGGATATGCCCGCTGGCATTGCTGGCGTCCACGCGCCGGCCCGGTTGGTTGATGGTGAGCGAGCCGCTGGCTGCCCGGGCGCGCACCTCGCCGTCAACGTCCTCGATCGTTTGCGAGCCGCTGGCAGTGCTGGCGCGGAGATTGCCGCCAATGTCCCGCGCGCTCAATTCGCCGCTGGCTGCCGTTATGGTCACATCTTTGGCCACGTTCCCCACGGTCACGCTGCCTGAGGCGCTCGTGGCTCGCACCGGACCTTTGACATCGCGGATGGTTTGCTGGCCGGAGGCAGCCGTGGACACCACTTCGGTATCTTCGGGAACGGTAATTTCGTAGCTTATCTGGACGTTGCGCAGGAGTTCGCGGCTGACGCCGGAACCGACGAGGATGAGGCTGCCGCGCTGCTCGATGGGCGGGTTTTCCTTGAGGTGCCGGGCACGTTCGCGGGCATCGCCCCAGAGCCAAGTGCCGACTCGAAATTTGCCCACGATGTGCACTGAGCCCTCGGTCCCGACGGCTCGGGAAATGTTGATGCTGCCCGAGGCCGTCTGGACTTCGAGGCGTACCACGCCGCTGACCGCCAGGCTCCTTTCAAACGTTCCGCGCTCGCCGTCAATACCAACCACGCAGGCCGGCTGCGTGGCCGCCGCTACGATCGTCAACAGAAGGATGGCCGGAATACGCGCGGACCGCATCAGGACACTCCCGACGGCAAGAAACGTTCTTCTCGCCATGGGTTACGCATCCGCCTCACCAAAAGTTCGGGCTA
The nucleotide sequence above comes from Candidatus Acidiferrales bacterium. Encoded proteins:
- a CDS encoding DUF4097 family beta strand repeat-containing protein, whose translation is MARRTFLAVGSVLMRSARIPAILLLTIVAAATQPACVVGIDGERGTFERSLAVSGVVRLEVQTASGSINISRAVGTEGSVHIVGKFRVGTWLWGDARERARHLKENPPIEQRGSLILVGSGVSRELLRNVQISYEITVPEDTEVVSTAASGQQTIRDVKGPVRATSASGSVTVGNVAKDVTITAASGELSARDIGGNLRASTASGSQTIEDVDGEVRARAASGSLTINQPGRRVDASNASGHIQIRGAKGDVRARNASGGVSVEGNPASGALWEISSASGGIHLRLLEPVDVEVALETRSGSITTDRPITIQSKSRHELRGLIGKPDARIEASTTSGSIRILR